TCAAAGAGGGAGTAATGGTAGCTAAAAAAGACTACCATGCCCCAAAACATCCTGAATTGGAATCAATTCCTAATCTTCAAGTAATTAAAGCTATGCAATCACTTAAATCAAGAGGATATGTTAAAGAACAATTTGCATGGAGACATTTTTACTGGTAagcattatatattttgttttcaatgataatttttatttaacataattcgGATCGAATTTTACTAACGTACCCTGTGTTTATgggatattttgatttttaattcaaaatgtcTTAATCCCCACAGGAAAATCAATTTTGAGATaaccttatttttttttgcGGTTGTTAAATACAATTGACAGTTCTGGTTATTTTCATACAATTACACAaagaaaaattctgtttttctgaataaattttttgtggctttttattagcaaaatcatcattttgaagtactttttcaaaaatagtggaataccctattctaACTCTGgctaaatttttgattttaggtATTTAACAAATGAAGGTATTGAATATTTACGATCATATCTTCACTTACCACCAGAAATTGTTCCATCCACATTAAAACGGCAAACAAGACCAGACACAGCTAGACCACGAC
The Chrysoperla carnea chromosome 4, inChrCarn1.1, whole genome shotgun sequence genome window above contains:
- the LOC123297488 gene encoding 40S ribosomal protein S10-like, coding for MLMPKKNRVSIYEYLFKEGVMVAKKDYHAPKHPELESIPNLQVIKAMQSLKSRGYVKEQFAWRHFYWYLTNEGIEYLRSYLHLPPEIVPSTLKRQTRPDTARPRPAAGPRAESGRPAEDRTAYRRVPASGPAGGDKKADVGAGTGDLEFRGGFGRGRPQ